In the genome of Actinomadura luzonensis, the window GAGATCGGCCTGTGCGGCGGCCACTCGGCGTCGGGCGTGTGGGTGGACGAGCACGGCGCGACCACCGTGCCGGGCCTGTACGCGGCCGGCGACCTGGCCTGCGTGCCGCACAACTACATGATCGGCGCCTTCGTCTTCGGCGACCTGGCCGGCGCCCACGCCGCCGCGCACCACGTCGCGCCGGACAGGCTGCCCGAGGACCAGATCGCCGCCGCCCACGAGCTGGTCTACCGGCCGCTGCGCCACCCGGACGGGCCGCCCCAGCAGCAGGTCGAGTACAAGCTGCGCCGCTTCGTCAACGACTACGTCACCCCGCCCAAGACCGCCGCCAAGCTGGACATCGCGCTGGAGACGTTCGAGCGGATGCGCGAGGAGATCGCCGGGATGGGCGCCCGCACCCCGCACGAGCTGATGCGCTGCGTGGAGGTCGACTTCATCCGCGACTGCGCCGAGATGGCGGCGCGCGCCTCGCTCACCCGTACCGAGAGCCGGTGGGGCCTCTACCACGAGCGCGCCGACCTGCCCGCGCGCGACGACGGCGAGTGGCTGTTCCACCTGAACCTCCGCAAACGGGACGACGGCGTGATGGAGTTCGTCAAGCGGCCCGTGGAGCCGTACCTGGTGCCCGTCCCCGAGTTCGCGCCCGTCGCCGCCGAACCGGTCGTCCTGGCCGCGCGCCCACCGGCGCGGGTACGGCGGGCCGCTGCCGCCCGCGGCGCCGGACGCGTCGCGGTCGGCCGCTCGCCGCGCATCCTCGAACTGCACCGGCTGGCCGAGGAGCAGCCCACCGCCGGGCAGCTCGCCCCCTACCTCGCCGACCCCGACCCCAAGGTCAGGCGGGCCGCCATCGCCACCCTCACCGAGACCGTCCCCGAAGGCGCGGGACCTGCCCTGGCCGCCGCGCTCGGCGACGCCCACGGCACCGTGCGGCACGCCGCCGCCACCGCCCTCAGAGAGCTGGTCGAGGTGCTGCCCGCCACGCCCGGGCTCCGGACCGCGCTCCTCGAACGGCTGGCGGGCGGCGACGCCGTGGTCCGGGCCAGTGTGCTCGACGTGCTGCGCGCGCTGCGGCTCGGCGACCGCGAGCGCTTCGCCGCCGGGCTGCGCGACACCGACCGCCGGGTGCGGATCGAGGCCGTGCGCGCGCTGGTCTCGCTCGACGAGAGCGACCTGGTGGCCACGGCCGCCGCCGACCCGTCCAGGGAGGTGCGGGTCCAGGCGGCCAAGGGGCTGGGCCGCATCGGCAAGCCGTCCGCCGCCCTCGCGACCCTCGCCGCCGACCCCGACCCGCTCGTGCGCGCCGCCGCCCTGGAGGCGTCCGGCGCGGCCGGCGCGCCGCTGGAGCCGCAGGCCGTCGAGGCGATCCGCGACCCCGACTGGCAGGTACGCGTCGGGGCCGCCCGGTGCCTGGCCGCCGCGGACCCGGCTGTCGCGTCGGGGCCGCTCGTCGCCGCGCTCGGGGACGCCAACCTCGACGTGCGCAAGGCGGCCGTGCTGGCGCTGACCCGCTGGGCGGGCGAACCGCGGGTGGCCGCCGCGCTCACCACGGCCCTGGCGGACCCGGACGCCGACGTGCGCGCCCACGCCCGCCAGGCCCTGGAAGCGCCCGCCCGGTGACGCCAGGCCGCGTCCGCTGGACCTGCGCCCGGCCTGCGCACGACCTCCCGGTGCCCGACGGATTCGACGCGGCCGCGGATCACCATGTCCAGCGGAACCCGGCGACGGCATTCTCCATGTACGGAAGAAAGCGGTGCGCGCGGTGCTGGAGGTCGAGCGCCACCGGCATCTGCTCCACCACCTGCCCGCCCTGATAGTCGTCCCAGACCGCCCACCAAACCCGGCGCGGCAGGTGCAGCGAATGGAACTGGACGACGAAATCAATGTTCTGGGTCCGCGCGTTCACCAGTCTCCGGTACTCGGTATCGACGTCCGCGCTGGGATGGAAATTGCGCTGATATTCGAATGAGGTGCTTTCCCCTTCGCTCAGGGAGACGGAAAGGGCGATGGTCGCGACCGACGGGTCGGCCGTGGTGTCCGGCGCTTCCACGAGATGTCCGCCATGGATCACGACGATGTCGGATGCCCGGGAGTACGGGAAACACGGATAGCTGTCGACGCCGTCCTCGCACGCGACGATCGTGTGCGTGGAGTGATGGGTGACGGCGCGCCCGGTCGCGTCGATGACGCGCCGCTCGAAGAGCATGATGGTCCGATGCCGTTGCGGCATGGGCAGCTTCTGCGGCAGTCTCAGCGTGTTCACCAGCGGCACGTTGGCGCTGATCGTCCCTGCGGAGTGCGCCTCGCGCAGCATGTGCTCGTCGTGCGGCGTCATGCAGAAGGCGTCGATGAACCAGCTGAGTGTCTCCGCGCTCAGGATCTTTCCGTCGAGCGCGCGGCCGACGCGATCCTTGAGCTTGCGGTTCAGCCTTGTCTCCGACTCGGAGAAAATTCCCGAATCGACCAGGTGATCGCTGAGGACCATTGCGATGGCGTGCTTGTTCATGACGTCGGCCGCCGGTCTGCGGTGCTGGTGCCGTTGCCACAACGCTCGATAATCCTTGCGATCAAGGAGTAAATGGCGAAGGAGACGGCCCGTTGTTCTCGTGCTGTCCGGAACATGATCGTCAAGCATGGTCGCGCCCCTCCCGGCCGCATGCGACACACCTGCGACAGCGCGCTGCTTAGCTTATCTCCATTCTCGTCTGATAAAGGTCATTTCCCTCGATAAGGTGAATGTCAATGGTGATGTCGCCGACCGGGTCGTCCAAGGTCAATGATCTCCGCGCGTTGTACGAACGTTCCGGCAACGGTCCGCTCGCCCGAGGTGATCGTGTCGACGGGGTGCAGGTCATCGGCTTCGGTTTCGCTCTGGAGCCCCAGCCGTTCAGCAGGGGCAACGACAGGCTTCTGCTCGCAGGGGACGAGAACTGTGAGCAGGCGCCGCCGCGCGGCCTGCCGACACGCTCCGATGAGGAGAACGGCGTCCGGGTCGAGCGGTCCGGTCCGCATGCCGCGCAACGGCTGTCGCCGCAGAGCGTGATCCCGGCCGGCGAGATCGCCCCGCGCCTCGCCGCCGCCGTGGAAGCGGTGATCCCACCATGGACCGAGGTGGGTGACTTCCTCCGGTCGCTCATCGACACGAGCATCGCGAGAGAGCACCCGATCTGGCTTGTCGGCGGTGCGGTACGCGATCTGATCGCCGACGCCGACGGAGCGGTCAACGACCTCGACTTCTGCGGGTCCATGCTGCTCGGCGACCTGTACGAGGTCGTCGACGAGTTGTTGTCGCTGGCCGGGCTCGGGGACCACCGCAGCAGCGTTTCCGTCGCCAGAGTGTTCTCCATTGCTCCCACCGTGCATGGAGAGCGGATATTCGAGTACAAGTCATTGAGCCAGAACGGGTTCCGATTCCCCGCCTCCGGTGGCGACCTGCTCGATGACGCCCGTACCCGGGACCTGACCGTCAACGGCATCTACTACGACCCGTACCACCATGTGGTCATCGACCCCACGGGGCACGGCATCGACCATTTACGTGCGGTCCCGAGAAGAATCGTGCCCCTCTGCAGGGAGGGCAGTGAGGCGGAGCAGGCGCAGATCATACTGCGCGGCCTCAAGTTCAAGGTCCGCTGGCCCGATGCCGATGTGACCGAGCTGGCCAAGTGGGTGGGGTCTCTTCCCGGTGATCTCGTCACGAGGATCCCGGAGGACCGTCGAGCGGCCTTGTCCCGCCTCTGGCAGCGGTACGTCCCGGAAGCGCGTCAGGCCACCGCGACGAACGAGGCCGAGAACCTGGGACCGGCCGCGAGCCGCCTGCTGCAGACCTTGCAGGAAGGGCGCTCCCATGACGCATAGGCCGCTCAGCAACTGGGTCGTCGCCGTGCGTGGGTCAGGCGAGGGCGCCGCCCGGTGGGACCCGTCCGCCGGCGTCAACGATGGGGATGAACGTGCCGACGCACGACACTCGCGGAAATTCTCGACCGGCTGGGAGCGGTCACGCGTCGACCTCGGCCTCGGATACGGCGCCCTCGGCCTGGTGCAGCGGGAGACCGGCCGGACGGTGGTCGAAGTGAGCGAGGCCAGCAAGCCGATCGCGATCACCGAGGCGGGGCTGGCCATCGTCGAACACATCGAGAGGCACTGGCCCGAGGCCGAGCTGAACCCCCGTGAACTGGAGGTGATCAGCGCCGAGGACGCGACGCTGCGGCACCTGCTCCTGTCCCGGCTCGCCGACGAGGGGCAGCCGCGGGCGGAACTTTTCCACACCCTCCCGTGGCACCTGGTCACCCGGCTCGCCGATCAGGTGATCGCCGCCGTCCGGGGGTCCTCCTCGCCGCCGGACGTGCGCCTGCGGCACTGGTTCGTGCCGGTCGGGTCGCGGTTCACGGCGGCGCTGGACCAGCTCGCAGCCGGCCTGCGCGCCGCCGATCCGATCGTGGTCCGGATGGGCGGAACCAGCCTGTGCGCCCGGCTGCTGACGGTGGACGTAGCCAGGATGCCGCGATCGACGCGTCGGGTCCTGGCCCAGCTGTTGGACGAGCTCACCGTGCGGAATCCGTTCCTGGCGTACTGGTCGGCACGAGCGGCCGCGCGACTGGCCGGAGAAGCCGGGCCGAGCGCGGCGGAGGAGAACGCCGTCCGCCTGCCTGCCCGCTTGCCGGCCGCAGCCGACACCCATCGAGGCATCCGCAGGCACGAGCGGCGCCTTGACAGGGGTCTCCTCACGGTCGATCTGGCCGTCACCAGCACGGGCCAGATGGAGGTCAGCGTGGAGGCATCCCCTCCGCCCGGCCGCCCGGGGCTGGCCGGCGAGCTCTACCAGGTGATGATCGTGCCGATGAACGTGCGGGGCGATGACGGCCCTCAGGCCTACTTCGTCCCCCTCGGCGACGTCGCCGGCCGTCTGGCGGGCGCCATGAGCATTCCCGTCCTCGCCACAGAGCTCGAGATCGAGCAGTCGGGCCCGCCGATCGGTGTCGCGGAGGCGAGGTTCCTGGCGGAGGCCGATCTCGACCGCTCCTTGCGCGCGGTCAGGACGCGCGCGGGCCTGCGCCCCTGGCGGAAGCTCGCGGCGGCTCTCCCCGCCGGCCACGTGCTGGGCTCGATGGTGGCCGAGACGCTCAGGGGGAATCGATGAGCACCGCCGGGGACCCTGACCGCCAGGTCGAAGCGCTGCTGCACGGCGACCCGGCGACCACGTCCGGAGAGGTCAACAGGATCACCCGGCACCTGGTCGGGCCCGCTCAACCGCTGATCCATCTGCTCAGGAGATCCGTGGCGGCGGACGATCGGGGGACGTTGCGACACCTCCACGAAGGCGACACCCCGCTCCACGGCTTCTTCAACCAGTTGATGCCCGCGGAATACCCCATTGTCGACGCGGAGATCCTGGAAAGCCTCGGCTACGCCGTCACGGGTGAGGACTCGGCAGCGGTTCCCGCGCTGCGGAGCGCGGCGGGGCTGGCCCGGAGCCTCGTCGAGGAGGACGCGCTCGTTCACCTGCGGACCAGCGTGCAGTGGTGGAGCCTGGCGCACAGTTCGCCCTTGTCATCCGCCTGGGTGGAGCCACCCGAGCGAGCCGGGAACGGCGACGAGCGTCTGCGCAGACGAATGAAGGCCATGTCGGCGATCGTCAAGGACGATCCGTCGCTCGCCGGGGCCGCCATGACCGCTTCCGTCCTGCTCCTGTTCCTCGACGGCCGTTTCTCGTTCAGAGGGCCGAGCGCGAGCCTCAACGTGCTGTTCGACCTCGGCGACCGAGGCATGAAAGCGCGGCTGACGGGCACCTCGATCCGCTCGTGGCCGAGAGCACTGGTGCCGGACCCGAGACGCATGGCGTTGTTCACCGCGGACCAGGATTTCCAGCTGGCCCTGACCCGGGCGTGGACCCAGGCGGGAGGAACGCTGCCGGGGACCGTGGTCTGGTCGATCGAGAACGCGGAAGGGCCCGTCGGCACCATCTCCGGCGAGTCTCTCGGCGCGGCGTTCGCCGTGTTGCTCGACGAATTGCGGTTGCGGGACCGATCAGTCCTGCGCAATCCCGTCGTCTTGCGACTCGTCGGCTCCAACACGGTCGTCGGGAGGATCGACGACCTGGGCAACATGCAATCGGTCGAAGGATACGGGCACAAACTGCGGGCGGCGGGAAAGAACGCCCGTGTGATCGTCCCCGCGCAGGACGAGCAGAAGGCGCACGAGGCGGGCGAGGGCGTCATCATCGTCCCGGCGGCGAATTGGCGGAAGGCCGCCAAGAAGGCGAGGCGTCCGGACTTCGTGCCCCTCGCGCGCTGGTCTCTCGCGCCGCTTCTGGTGATCGTTCTCGTGGCCGGGGCTGCCTTCCTCGTGCAGCGGCACTTCGCGGAGATCCGGCGGAAGGAGACGCTGTCCCGCCGTGTCTCGCAATGGAGCGACATACTGAGAGAGCGGAATCCCGTCCTGTCCGGGCTGCTGGCCGCCACCGCGTGGCATTTCAGCCCCACCGACGAGGCCCGATACGGCATGGTCGCCACGATCGCCACCTCCGCGCAAGCGGTGCTGGAATGGCCTGACTCGATGGTGTGGGCCGTGGCCTACAGCCCGGACGGTTCCACCCTGGCGTCCGCCGGCGGGGACGGGGCCATCCGCCTGTGGGACGCCGCTACCCGCCGCATGACGGGCGCCCCTCTCACCGGGCAGCCGGGCACGCCGTACGAACTGGTTTTCAGCCCTCGGGGTGACGTGCTGGCGACCGCGGACGACCAAGGTTACGTCCGCTTGTGGAACGTTCCGCTCAGAAGGGCGATCGGTGAGTTCAGGCACGGTGACAGCAGGCTGAACGCCGTCGCGTTCAGCCGCGACGGTGACGTCCTGGTCACCACGAGTTCGGACGGAACCGTGCGGAGGTGGGATGTGGCGACCCGTTGTCCCATCGGGGAACCCTTCCTCGCACCTCCGGGCTCCACTGTGCGGGCGCTGAGCTCCGACGGCCGGATGCTGGCGATCTCCGCGGACAACGGCGGGCCCGTTCAGCTGTGGGACCTCGAGAAGCGTCGCCGGCTCGGCACGCCGCTCAAGGGCCCTGTCACCAGCGCGGCATTCAGCAGCGACGGCACGAAGCTCGCCGTCGTGGCCGGGAACGGCGTGCGGGTGTGGGACGTGCGGACCCGCCGCCCTGCCGGCGACGCGTTCAAGGGGCCCGCCGTCGTCACCGCGGCGGCGTTCAGCCCGGACAACGCCACCCTGGGGCTGGCGGGCAAGGACGGGACCATCCAGTTGCGAGACGCCGGCACCGGCAGGCCGTTCGGCAACCCGCTGCGGGGGCATACCGCGAACGTCACCGCACTGGCCTTCCATCCGCTCGGCGGGACTCTCGCCTCCACCGGTGCCGATGGCACCACCCGGCTGTGGAACCTTGACCTGTTCCACCCCGCCGGTAGCCCGTTCGAGCAGCGGAGCGGTGCCGTCACAGGGATGGCTTACCGCCCCGACGGCACTCTGCTGGCGACCGGCAGCCGGCACGGGACCGTCCAGTTGTGGGACACGGCGGCGCATCGCCCGAGCGGCGCCGCGCTCGCCGGCCACGAGGGCCAGGTCAGCGCGGTGGTGTTCAGCCCGGACGGAAGGACCTTGGCCACCGGCGGCAACGACCGGAGCGTCCGGCTGTGGGACGTGGCCACGCACCGCTCCACCGCCCGCCTGCCCAGGGCGCACGAGGGCGAAGTGCTCGGCGCCGACTTCAGCCGCGACGGACGGCTCCTGGCCACAGTGGGTACCGACGGCACGGCACGGCTGTGGGACGCCGGCACCGGAAGGGCGATCGGCGATCCGCTGCGAGCCGAGCGAGAGGTGCCCAAACCCTACGACTACGTCAACTACATCAACGCCGTGGCCTTCAGCCCGGACGGAAGGCACATGGCCACGGGCGCGGTCCTGTCTGTTCGGTTGTGGGATGTCACCGCCCGGCCGCCGTCCGGCGTCTGGCTGAACGTCGACCGCGGTGCCAATGACCTGACCTTCGATCGTCACGGCAGGGTCCTCGCCACCGCCGAGGACTCCGCCGACGACAACGTCCGCCTCTGGGACGTCGCGGGACGCCGGCAGATCGGCGACGCCATCAGCGTCCCGGAGGGCTCGGTGGAGGGAGTCGCGTTCAGCCCGGACGGCCTGACGCTCGCCACGGGGGCGAGCGACGGCACCGTCCGCCTGTGGGATGTCCGCACGCACCGCCCCTTGGGCGGCCCGCTCGGCGGCCACGGCAAGGGCTTCACCTATGTGGCCTTCAGCCCGGACGGCACCGTCCTCGCCTCCGGCGGCGCGGACGGGCGCATCCGCCTGTGGAACGTCGCGATGCCCGCGGACCCCTTCTCCGCTGTGTGCGCCATCGCCGGCCGCTCCCTGACCAAGGAGGAATGGCGCAGGTACGTGCCGGGAGAGCCGTTCACCGAGATATGCCGCTGACAGCCGGCGTCGTGCAGAAAGGAAACCCCCCATGGTGAGAATCGTCCCTCGGACCCTGAGCGCCGCTCTGCTTCTCCTCGGTCTGCTGCCGGCGGCGCCCGCGGCCGCCCGGCCGTCCGCCGCCGCGGGCGCGTGCCCGCAGGTCCATTTCTTCGGCCTGCGCGGCTCCGGCGAGTCGCGGCAGACCATGGGCCCGTCGGTGGCGGACACGTTCAACCGGTTCCGGAACAAGCTGGTCGGAAAGAAGGTGACCGTGGGAGTGCCGGAGCCCATCGAGTACAGCGCGGTCGCCCTTCTCAAGAAGGACGGCTGGCCGTCGGTGCCCGGATGGCTCAAGCTTCCGGGTTCGATGGCCGAGGGCGCGGCCATGCTGCGGCACCAGCTGGAAGTCCAGGTGCGTAAGTGTCCCGAGCAGGAATTCGTGATCGCGGGATACAGCCAGGGAGCCGGAGCCGTGCGGCTGGCGCTCGCCAAGATGACGCTGAAGGACCCGCCGGCCTTCAGGAAGAACATCAAGGCGATCCTGCTCTACGCCGACCCGTTCTACAACCCGGAGGACAGGTTCGCGGTGCACGCGGCGTCCACGACGCAGGACTCCGAAGTTCGCGGCCTGCTGTTCCGACTCGTCAAGCTCGCGCAGAACGGCTCGGTCGCGATCGCGCCTGCGATCTTCCCCGAGACGCTGCTCCTGGTCGGGCAGACGATGCCGTCCTGGATCCCGCATGCGCGGTCCTACTGCCACAGGGGCGACATCGTCTGCGCGGCGACCGTCGAGCAGACGAAGGCCCTCGTCACCGGGTCCCCGGTGAACGGGATCACCATCCATGAGAAGGCGTACCTGTCGACGTACCCGGAAGCGGCGAGCACCTGGCTGGCCGGCCTCTTCAAGGCGAAGCTGCCCGACCTGGTCCCGGCGCGGCCGGTGGTGCAGCCGAAGGGCGCGATCTGCGCGGGCAGCTCACCGGACATCCGCGTCACCGTCGCGAACAAGGGCGGCGTGGACAGCGGTGACTTCGGGATCCGATGGTCGGCCGACGGGCGGACGGTGACCGTCGGGCAGCCGAATGTCGCAGCCGGCAGGAAGGTCACCCGGAAGTACACCTGGGGGAAGATCACCGAGGGCGCGCACGAACTCGTCGTGAACGTCGACCCCAAGAATGCCGTCGCGGAGTCCGCCGAGACCAACAACGCCACCAGGATCAGCCTCACCGCCACGTCGTGCGCGAAGAAGGACTTCACCGTGCGGGTGCAGGCGGCGAAGGGCTGGCAGGACAGCGGCATCGACATCAAGGGCAAGTTCAACATCAGCGACCTGGGGGAGAACACCTGGTCGGTCGACCACGTCAACCATCCGTACGTGGGGCCGAACGGCTATCCGCCGGAGCAGGACCGGCTCATCGCCCCCGGCTACAAGTACGACTCGGGCAAACCCTACGGCTATCTGCTCGGCAAGCTCGTCGCGCCCGATGGCCAGGAGCACTACTTCCCGGTCGGCGCCGGCGGGCTCTGGCAGAACCCGTTCAAGAGTCCCGCGCGCCTGCACCTCCGCATCAACGACGCCGACCGCGCGCTCGGCGACAACGGGGGCAGCGTGCTCGTGGACGTGAACCCTTGGCCGTGAGCCGCTCCCGCCCGTCGCCGCCGAGCTCAGGCCCGACTGGCGATCATCCCTGGTGCGGCGACCTCAGGGCAGGACGACGAGGCGCCTGCCCTTGAGGTCGGTCCGCCGCCAAGCGGTCTCGATGTCGCTCAGCGGGACCCGCTCCACGCCGAAGGTGAGCTCGCCGGACCGGGTCCACGCCACGACCTGCTGGTACGCCTCGTCCATGCGCTGCGGGTCGAGGCCCTTGGCCGCGCCGAAGACCTCCACCCCGGAGGTGCGCAGGCTCGACGCGGCGAGGGTGACCTCGGCGCCGGCCGACTCGCCGATCTGGACCACCCGGGTCGGCTTGCCGAACGCGAACGACCGCGGCACCAGGGCGCGCAGCAGGATCTCGATGGGCCTGCCCCACAGGTAGTCCATGACGACGTCGTAGCCGTCCCCCCTGGCGTCGAGGTACGCCTGCGCCAGCGCCTCGTCGGGGACCGCGGTGTTGATCACGGTGTCGGCCCCGAGGGCCTGCACCTCGCGGAGCTGGTCGTCGTCGCGGCCGGTGGCCACGATCCGGCCGGCGCCCAGCAGCCGGGCCACCTGGACCGCGAGCCGCCCGGCGACCCCGGTGGCGCCCTGCACCAGCACCGTCTCCCCGGCCGCGAACCCCGCGGCCGTCCGCATCGACATCGCGGTGACGGCCGAGGCCATCGCCGCCGCCACGGCCGGGTCGAGGCCGCCGGGGATCGGCACGTAGGAGCCCTGGGGCACGACGGTTCTCTCGGCGAGCGCGCCGTAGGGCGGGCGGACGCCGCCGAACCCGACGAGCGTGCCGTCCGGGAGGGCGCCGATGCCGTCGAAGGCCGGGATCGCCGGGAGCCGGCCGACGTACGTCCGGCCGGCGTAGTGCGTGCCGGCGGCGATCGCCTTGTCGACGTTCTCGACGGCGACCGCCCTGACCTCGATGATCACCTCGTCGTCGCCGGCCACCGGGTCGGGGAAGTCCTCGTAGCGCGGGACGCCGCCGATCTCGTGGAGCACCGCCGCCTTCATCTCGGCTCCTGCCCGAACAGGCGGGCGATCCGCGTCTGCCACGCCACCAGGACGCGAGGAGAGCCGCCCGGCCCGTGGTGCCGCGCGGGCGGGCGCCGCCTCGCGTGGCCGTGCCCGGCCCGGCCCTGGTGCCCGGCCGGCTGATCGAGGTGGGCGGGGACCCCCGGAACGCAGTGGGCCGCCCGGTGCAGCAGGTCGCGGAGCACGTGCTGGTCTCTCATCGTTGCCTCCTCCGGCGGGTGATTCTCTATCACC includes:
- a CDS encoding cutinase family protein; the encoded protein is MVRIVPRTLSAALLLLGLLPAAPAAARPSAAAGACPQVHFFGLRGSGESRQTMGPSVADTFNRFRNKLVGKKVTVGVPEPIEYSAVALLKKDGWPSVPGWLKLPGSMAEGAAMLRHQLEVQVRKCPEQEFVIAGYSQGAGAVRLALAKMTLKDPPAFRKNIKAILLYADPFYNPEDRFAVHAASTTQDSEVRGLLFRLVKLAQNGSVAIAPAIFPETLLLVGQTMPSWIPHARSYCHRGDIVCAATVEQTKALVTGSPVNGITIHEKAYLSTYPEAASTWLAGLFKAKLPDLVPARPVVQPKGAICAGSSPDIRVTVANKGGVDSGDFGIRWSADGRTVTVGQPNVAAGRKVTRKYTWGKITEGAHELVVNVDPKNAVAESAETNNATRISLTATSCAKKDFTVRVQAAKGWQDSGIDIKGKFNISDLGENTWSVDHVNHPYVGPNGYPPEQDRLIAPGYKYDSGKPYGYLLGKLVAPDGQEHYFPVGAGGLWQNPFKSPARLHLRINDADRALGDNGGSVLVDVNPWP
- a CDS encoding fumarate reductase/succinate dehydrogenase flavoprotein subunit, translating into MDIPPLGDRLHLECEVLVVGGGTAGTMAAITAAERGARVLLLEKAHVRHSGALAMGMDGVNNAVIPGKATPEDYVAEITRANDGVVNQRTVHQTATRGHAMVQRLERYGVKFDKDEHGEYAVRRVHRSGSYVLPMPEGKDVKKVLYRVLRRRDLREKVTIENRVMPVRVLTSGGRAVGVAGFDTRSGRFVTVSAGAVVLATGACGRLGLPASGYLYGTYENPANAGDGHAMAYHAGAELSGIECFQINPLIKDYNGPACAYVANPFGGYQVNNQGERFVDSDYWSGQMMAEVATEIASARGPIYLKLTHLPEESISALETILHTTERPTRGTFHAGRGHDYRTHDVEMHISEIGLCGGHSASGVWVDEHGATTVPGLYAAGDLACVPHNYMIGAFVFGDLAGAHAAAHHVAPDRLPEDQIAAAHELVYRPLRHPDGPPQQQVEYKLRRFVNDYVTPPKTAAKLDIALETFERMREEIAGMGARTPHELMRCVEVDFIRDCAEMAARASLTRTESRWGLYHERADLPARDDGEWLFHLNLRKRDDGVMEFVKRPVEPYLVPVPEFAPVAAEPVVLAARPPARVRRAAAARGAGRVAVGRSPRILELHRLAEEQPTAGQLAPYLADPDPKVRRAAIATLTETVPEGAGPALAAALGDAHGTVRHAAATALRELVEVLPATPGLRTALLERLAGGDAVVRASVLDVLRALRLGDRERFAAGLRDTDRRVRIEAVRALVSLDESDLVATAAADPSREVRVQAAKGLGRIGKPSAALATLAADPDPLVRAAALEASGAAGAPLEPQAVEAIRDPDWQVRVGAARCLAAADPAVASGPLVAALGDANLDVRKAAVLALTRWAGEPRVAAALTTALADPDADVRAHARQALEAPAR
- a CDS encoding WD40 repeat domain-containing protein — its product is MSTAGDPDRQVEALLHGDPATTSGEVNRITRHLVGPAQPLIHLLRRSVAADDRGTLRHLHEGDTPLHGFFNQLMPAEYPIVDAEILESLGYAVTGEDSAAVPALRSAAGLARSLVEEDALVHLRTSVQWWSLAHSSPLSSAWVEPPERAGNGDERLRRRMKAMSAIVKDDPSLAGAAMTASVLLLFLDGRFSFRGPSASLNVLFDLGDRGMKARLTGTSIRSWPRALVPDPRRMALFTADQDFQLALTRAWTQAGGTLPGTVVWSIENAEGPVGTISGESLGAAFAVLLDELRLRDRSVLRNPVVLRLVGSNTVVGRIDDLGNMQSVEGYGHKLRAAGKNARVIVPAQDEQKAHEAGEGVIIVPAANWRKAAKKARRPDFVPLARWSLAPLLVIVLVAGAAFLVQRHFAEIRRKETLSRRVSQWSDILRERNPVLSGLLAATAWHFSPTDEARYGMVATIATSAQAVLEWPDSMVWAVAYSPDGSTLASAGGDGAIRLWDAATRRMTGAPLTGQPGTPYELVFSPRGDVLATADDQGYVRLWNVPLRRAIGEFRHGDSRLNAVAFSRDGDVLVTTSSDGTVRRWDVATRCPIGEPFLAPPGSTVRALSSDGRMLAISADNGGPVQLWDLEKRRRLGTPLKGPVTSAAFSSDGTKLAVVAGNGVRVWDVRTRRPAGDAFKGPAVVTAAAFSPDNATLGLAGKDGTIQLRDAGTGRPFGNPLRGHTANVTALAFHPLGGTLASTGADGTTRLWNLDLFHPAGSPFEQRSGAVTGMAYRPDGTLLATGSRHGTVQLWDTAAHRPSGAALAGHEGQVSAVVFSPDGRTLATGGNDRSVRLWDVATHRSTARLPRAHEGEVLGADFSRDGRLLATVGTDGTARLWDAGTGRAIGDPLRAEREVPKPYDYVNYINAVAFSPDGRHMATGAVLSVRLWDVTARPPSGVWLNVDRGANDLTFDRHGRVLATAEDSADDNVRLWDVAGRRQIGDAISVPEGSVEGVAFSPDGLTLATGASDGTVRLWDVRTHRPLGGPLGGHGKGFTYVAFSPDGTVLASGGADGRIRLWNVAMPADPFSAVCAIAGRSLTKEEWRRYVPGEPFTEICR
- a CDS encoding quinone oxidoreductase family protein; this encodes MKAAVLHEIGGVPRYEDFPDPVAGDDEVIIEVRAVAVENVDKAIAAGTHYAGRTYVGRLPAIPAFDGIGALPDGTLVGFGGVRPPYGALAERTVVPQGSYVPIPGGLDPAVAAAMASAVTAMSMRTAAGFAAGETVLVQGATGVAGRLAVQVARLLGAGRIVATGRDDDQLREVQALGADTVINTAVPDEALAQAYLDARGDGYDVVMDYLWGRPIEILLRALVPRSFAFGKPTRVVQIGESAGAEVTLAASSLRTSGVEVFGAAKGLDPQRMDEAYQQVVAWTRSGELTFGVERVPLSDIETAWRRTDLKGRRLVVLP